The stretch of DNA CCGCGCGGTCATGCGCGAGGCCTTTGGCGCGCTCGCCGCGCTACGCCTGATCGACGTCGGCAACGGCCGCAAGGCCAGGGTCGGCGCCATGGACGGTTCGGTGATGGCCGCATCGATCGACCACGCGGTCGCGACTGCCCAGGTGACGACCACCGAAGTCTGGGACGTCCGCCGCACGCTGGAACTGCGCACCGCCGCACTCGCCGCGGATCATCGCAGCGACGCCGATGCCAGGACGATCACCGATCACGCGCGGCAAATGGCATTCCACGCGAACGATCTCGATCGGCTCATCGGCCATGACATCGCGTTCCATCAGGCGATTGCACGCGCTGGCGGCAACGCGCTGTTCCACCAGATCGTCCGGTCGTTCGAACAGTTGATGCGGGTCGCCGTCCCGACCGCCTGGGATACGCGAGAGACCGAGATGCAACGCAGTACGGTGTTCCGCGTGCATGAAGACATTGCCGAAGCCATTGCGGACCGTGCCCCGAAGGCCGCCACCGAACTCATGGAGACGCATTTCGACAACTCGATCAGCGACCTGTTCTCGCGAACGGCGTAATGGAGCCGATCGCCGTTCGCCTGCGCGTGCGGCAGACGATCAGGGTGCAGGCCTCTCCACCTGAGCCTCGGCGAGATACACGCCGAACAGTCCCTCGGGATCGGTCCATGCCGCCACTGGCGTCCACCCGCCCGATCGCAACAGGATCCGCGCATCTCGTGCGCCATATTTATGCGAGTTCTCGGTATGGATCGTCTCACCCACGACCATTTCGAACGACCGCCCGTCGACGGTAAACGCAACGTCCTGCACTGCCTCCAGATGCATCTCGATCCGCGCGCGATCGTCGTTCCACACCGCCTTGTGGCGAAACGCATCGATCGGGATATCGCCGCCCAGTTCGCGGTTGATCCGCTCGAGCAGATTGAGGTTGAACGCCGCCGTCACGCCCTGTGCGTCGTCATACGCCGGCACCAGCACGTCTTCGCCCTTGATCCGGTCCATCCCGATTAACAGCATCGCACCCACACCGAGCGACGTGCGCATCGCACGCAGCAGGTCGACCGCCATCAACGGGATCATGTTGCCGATCGTCGACCCCGGAAAGAAGCCGAGCTTCGGAGTATCCGCGATCGTCTTCGGCAGGCTCAGCGGCCGCATGAAGTCCGCCTCGAACGGCAGCACGAGCAGATCGGGAAACTGATCGCCCAGCACCTTCGACGATTCACGCAGGAAATCGCCCGAGATATCGATCGGCACATAAACCGACGGCGCGACGGCCTCGAGCAGGATCGGCGTCTTGGTCGACGACCCCGACCCGAACTCGACGACCGCACGACCTTCGCCGGCAATCGTCGCCACCTCGGGACAGGCCGTCTCCAGGATCGCGCGCTCGGTCCGCGTCGGATAATATTCGGGGAGGTCCGTGATCTTCTCGAACAGTTCCGACCCGCGCCGATCGTAGAACCACCGCGCCGGGATCGCCCGCGGCCGCCGGGCAAGCCCATCCAACACGTCCGCACGGAACTGCGGATCGGCGAGCGTCTGCTGGCCGTCCTCGATCTCAGGCTTCAACATCAGATATCTTTCGCGAGGCGCACGCCGGTGAACTGCCACCGTTGATGCGGATAAAAGAAATTCCGGTAGCTCGCGCGCGCATGGCCGCGCGGCGTGGCACAGCTGCCGCCACGCAGGATGAACTGCGAACTCATGAACTTGCCATTATATTCGCCGACCGCGCCGGCCGCGGTCACGAACGCGGGATAGGGACGATATGCGCTGCCCGTCCATTCCCAAACGTCGCCGAAGAACGCCGGGCCATTCGCCGCAGGTCGCGGTTCGACGGGTCCAGCGACATCCATCTGGTTGCCACTCGTCGCGTCGTGCGCGGCCGCGGCCGCCTCCCATTCGAACTCGGTCGGCAACCGTGCGCCCGCCCAGCTCGCATAGGCATCCGCCTCGAAGAAGCTGACATGCGTCACCGGCGCGGCGGGATCGATCGCGCGCCGACCGTCGAGCCCGAACCGCGTCCAGCCTGCCTCGCCTTGCTCCCAATAGAGCGGCGCGGCGATGCCTTCCGCCTTCACCCAGGCCCAGCCGTCCGCCAGCCAATGGCGCGCCTCTGTGTATCCGCCATCGGCAATGAACGCCGCCCATTCGCCGTTCGTCACGGTCCGATCCGCGATCGCATGCGGCGCCAGCAGCGCCTTGTGCCGCGGCCCTTCGCAATCGAATGCGAAGCCGTCGCCGTCATGCCCGACTTCGACGATCCCGCCGTCGTGCTCGACCCAGCCGATCGGGCCCGGCATTTCGACCGGCACCTTGCGCGGCGCCGACCACATCGCTGGCTCGAGCGGGTTCTCCGAAAACATGTGGAGGATGTCGGTCACCAGCAATTCCTGGTGCTGCTCCTCGTGATGACAGCCAAGCGCCACCAACGCCTGCGCGCCCGTCGACAATCCCGGCAGCGCGTCGAGCAGCGCGGCATCGACATGCGCCCGATACGCCCGGACCTCGTCGAGCGACGGCCGGGTCACCATTCCGCGCCGGTCGCGCGCATGACGCCGCCCTTCGGCTTCGTAATAGCTGTTGAACAGGAACGGGAACCGCTCGTCGTGCAGCGCATAGCCGGGGACGTGATCGCGCAACACGAACGTCTCGAAGAACCACGTCGTATGCGCCAGATGCCACTTGGTCGGCGACGCGTCGTCCATCGACTGCACCGTCGCATCCGCATCCGACAGGGGTGCCGCAAGAGCGAGCGTCAGCGCGCGAACCGCAGCGAAACGGGTACTCACATCCGACGGATGAGGAACGGTGAGATCTGGACGAACAGGCTGCGGCATCGGTCTTCCTTCAATGCGTCGCCCAGTACCGCAACGCGCGAACGCCGATCACGCCTGCGCGCGCGTAGCCCCCGGTTGCCATAGAACGTCGCCGGCCCCGTTTTGGTTCACCGCGCGCGATGCCACGAACAGGAAATCGGATAACCGATTAACATACGCTAATGCCGCGGGATTCAGCGGCATATCATGCGTTGCCGCAACGGCGGACCGCTCCGCGCGTCGCGAAATCGCCCGCGCCAGATGCAGTGCTGCGGCTTGTGGCGACCCACCCGGCAGGATGAAGCTGCGCAGCGGCGCGAGGTGGACGTTCATCGCGTCGATTTCGCGCTCAAGCCGCTCGACCTGCGCCGGTACGATCCGCAACACCATCTCCGACGGTGCGAACCCGTCATCGCCCGCAGGCGTCGCAAGGTCGGCACCGAGGTCGAACAGGTCGTTCTGGATCCGCTCCAGCGCCGCGGCCAGCGGATCGCCGCCAAGCGCCACGACCGCCACGCCGATCGCGGAGTTCGCCTCGTC from Sphingomonas sp. HMP9 encodes:
- a CDS encoding cob(I)yrinic acid a,c-diamide adenosyltransferase yields the protein MVKLNKIYTRTGDDGTTGLVDGSRVSKASALMQAIGDVDEANSAIGVAVVALGGDPLAAALERIQNDLFDLGADLATPAGDDGFAPSEMVLRIVPAQVERLEREIDAMNVHLAPLRSFILPGGSPQAAALHLARAISRRAERSAVAATHDMPLNPAALAYVNRLSDFLFVASRAVNQNGAGDVLWQPGATRAQA
- the egtB gene encoding ergothioneine biosynthesis protein EgtB, with the translated sequence MPQPVRPDLTVPHPSDVSTRFAAVRALTLALAAPLSDADATVQSMDDASPTKWHLAHTTWFFETFVLRDHVPGYALHDERFPFLFNSYYEAEGRRHARDRRGMVTRPSLDEVRAYRAHVDAALLDALPGLSTGAQALVALGCHHEEQHQELLVTDILHMFSENPLEPAMWSAPRKVPVEMPGPIGWVEHDGGIVEVGHDGDGFAFDCEGPRHKALLAPHAIADRTVTNGEWAAFIADGGYTEARHWLADGWAWVKAEGIAAPLYWEQGEAGWTRFGLDGRRAIDPAAPVTHVSFFEADAYASWAGARLPTEFEWEAAAAAHDATSGNQMDVAGPVEPRPAANGPAFFGDVWEWTGSAYRPYPAFVTAAGAVGEYNGKFMSSQFILRGGSCATPRGHARASYRNFFYPHQRWQFTGVRLAKDI
- a CDS encoding FadR/GntR family transcriptional regulator, coding for MSDSLVDQAVRRVRAHIRDHDLKVGDTLPGEGHFATELSVSRAVMREAFGALAALRLIDVGNGRKARVGAMDGSVMAASIDHAVATAQVTTTEVWDVRRTLELRTAALAADHRSDADARTITDHARQMAFHANDLDRLIGHDIAFHQAIARAGGNALFHQIVRSFEQLMRVAVPTAWDTRETEMQRSTVFRVHEDIAEAIADRAPKAATELMETHFDNSISDLFSRTA
- the egtD gene encoding L-histidine N(alpha)-methyltransferase, producing MLKPEIEDGQQTLADPQFRADVLDGLARRPRAIPARWFYDRRGSELFEKITDLPEYYPTRTERAILETACPEVATIAGEGRAVVEFGSGSSTKTPILLEAVAPSVYVPIDISGDFLRESSKVLGDQFPDLLVLPFEADFMRPLSLPKTIADTPKLGFFPGSTIGNMIPLMAVDLLRAMRTSLGVGAMLLIGMDRIKGEDVLVPAYDDAQGVTAAFNLNLLERINRELGGDIPIDAFRHKAVWNDDRARIEMHLEAVQDVAFTVDGRSFEMVVGETIHTENSHKYGARDARILLRSGGWTPVAAWTDPEGLFGVYLAEAQVERPAP